In Pseudobacter ginsenosidimutans, the following are encoded in one genomic region:
- the ispF gene encoding 2-C-methyl-D-erythritol 2,4-cyclodiphosphate synthase: MYRIGFGIDFHQLTEGRDLWIGGVKIPHHKGALGHSDADVLLHAICDAMLGALALGDIGMHFPNNDPAYKDIDSKILLARCFELIMERGYKIVNVDASICLEAPKIKPYSPQMRDVIAGILKVSVDDVSVKATTTETMGFVGREEGLVAYANVLLTKA, translated from the coding sequence ATGTACAGGATCGGATTCGGAATAGATTTTCACCAGTTGACAGAGGGAAGGGATTTGTGGATCGGTGGGGTGAAGATTCCCCATCATAAAGGAGCCCTTGGGCACAGTGATGCGGATGTATTGCTGCATGCGATCTGCGATGCGATGCTTGGCGCACTGGCGCTGGGAGATATCGGCATGCATTTCCCCAACAATGATCCCGCTTATAAGGATATCGATAGCAAGATCCTCCTGGCCCGTTGCTTTGAGCTCATTATGGAGCGCGGCTACAAAATAGTAAATGTGGATGCGTCCATCTGTCTGGAAGCTCCGAAGATCAAACCATATTCACCCCAGATGCGGGATGTGATAGCAGGTATTCTGAAAGTAAGTGTGGATGATGTTTCCGTAAAAGCCACCACAACAGAAACGATGGGATTTGTTGGTCGTGAAGAAGGATTGGTGGCCTATGCAAACGTGTTGTTGACCAAAGCATAG
- the porV gene encoding type IX secretion system outer membrane channel protein PorV: MKRKTFKLAALLSLITGVGAIQAQGQDTEYRPPNPVTSSVPFLRISPDARAGGMGDLGLATTPDASSAFWNLAKTPFTKNDIGISLTYTPWLKDLGLNDVYLLTATGYVKLDELQALSASVRYFSLGNIQFTNFSGTDLGEGRPREFGVDFGYSRKLSDKIGLGIALRYINSNLAAGQEVDGTTYKTGHAVAGDLSFFYTGVNENGQGWNFGAALSNLGTKIGYTNDAKQKDYIPANLGIGTSYTAAIDETNKITFGLDINKLLVPTPPISTGDFQQDSAILAKYRDKSVVGSWFSSFGDAPDGFSEELKEFQFSVGAEYGYNEQFFVRAGYFYENKDKGNRKYFTLGLGLKYNVFGLNFSYLVPSGSGVNRNPLSNTLRFGLVFDLDKE; encoded by the coding sequence ATGAAACGAAAGACTTTCAAACTGGCTGCTTTATTATCTCTTATTACAGGAGTTGGAGCTATACAGGCACAGGGGCAGGACACAGAATACAGACCACCAAATCCGGTTACATCCTCGGTTCCATTTTTACGGATCTCTCCTGACGCGAGAGCCGGCGGTATGGGCGATTTAGGTTTAGCTACCACACCAGACGCGAGCTCCGCATTCTGGAACCTTGCCAAAACGCCATTCACCAAAAACGATATCGGTATCAGTCTCACGTACACACCCTGGTTGAAAGACCTTGGTTTGAACGATGTGTACCTGCTTACCGCTACAGGCTATGTGAAGCTGGATGAACTGCAGGCACTGTCTGCATCCGTTCGCTACTTCAGCCTGGGTAATATCCAGTTCACCAACTTCAGTGGAACAGATCTCGGCGAAGGACGCCCCCGCGAATTCGGCGTAGACTTCGGTTACAGCCGTAAACTGTCTGACAAGATCGGTTTAGGTATCGCACTTCGTTATATCAACTCCAACCTGGCTGCCGGTCAGGAAGTGGATGGTACAACTTATAAAACAGGTCATGCTGTTGCAGGCGATCTGAGCTTCTTCTATACTGGCGTGAATGAAAATGGCCAGGGCTGGAACTTTGGCGCTGCACTCTCCAACCTCGGTACCAAGATCGGTTATACCAACGACGCAAAACAGAAAGATTATATCCCTGCCAACCTCGGTATCGGAACTTCTTACACTGCTGCTATCGATGAAACCAATAAGATCACTTTCGGTCTGGATATCAATAAACTGCTGGTGCCAACACCGCCGATCTCTACAGGAGATTTTCAGCAGGACTCTGCGATCCTTGCCAAGTACCGCGACAAGAGCGTGGTGGGCAGCTGGTTCAGCTCATTCGGTGATGCACCCGATGGTTTCAGCGAAGAGTTGAAAGAGTTCCAGTTCTCTGTAGGCGCTGAATACGGCTACAACGAACAGTTCTTCGTACGTGCAGGCTATTTCTACGAAAACAAGGATAAGGGTAACCGAAAATATTTCACACTCGGTCTCGGTCTCAAATACAATGTATTCGGACTGAACTTCTCTTACCTGGTCCCTTCAGGAAGTGGCGTGAACAGAAACCCGCTCTCCAACACACTCCGCTTCGGACTTGTGTTTGATCTCGACAAAGAGTAA